A portion of the Bacillus sp. es.034 genome contains these proteins:
- a CDS encoding M42 family metallopeptidase has translation MKQDTLELFKTLTELQGSPGNEHAVRAFMKEQLSRYSDEIVQDRLGGVFGVRKGSEQDPVVMVAGHMDEVGFMVTSITDNGMIRFQTLGGWWSQVLLAQRVQVMTDNGPVTGVIGSIPPHLLGEEQRRKPMDIKNMLIDIGADDRENAREIGIKPGQQIVPICPFTPMANEKKILAKAWDNRYGCGLSIELLKELQGVNLPNTLYSGATVQEEVGLRGAQTAANMINPDIFFALDASPANDMSGDKNEFGQLGKGALLRILDRSMVTHRGIREFVLDTAESNDIPYQYFVSQGGTDAGRVHMSNEGVPSAVVGICSRYIHTHASMIHVDDYAAAKELIVKLVKECDRSTIETIKSNG, from the coding sequence ATACGTTAGAGTTATTTAAGACATTGACTGAATTACAGGGATCTCCCGGTAATGAGCATGCGGTCCGGGCATTTATGAAAGAACAATTATCCCGGTACTCTGATGAAATCGTGCAAGATCGATTGGGCGGAGTATTCGGCGTGAGAAAAGGCAGCGAGCAGGATCCCGTTGTCATGGTTGCCGGGCACATGGATGAAGTGGGCTTCATGGTTACATCGATCACAGACAATGGAATGATCCGTTTTCAGACCCTCGGCGGCTGGTGGAGCCAGGTACTCCTCGCTCAGCGGGTTCAGGTCATGACGGATAACGGACCGGTGACAGGTGTGATTGGAAGCATACCGCCTCACCTGTTGGGGGAAGAGCAGCGCCGTAAGCCGATGGACATCAAGAATATGCTCATCGATATCGGTGCGGATGACCGGGAAAATGCACGTGAAATCGGAATCAAACCAGGTCAGCAGATTGTACCGATCTGTCCGTTCACCCCGATGGCCAATGAGAAGAAGATCCTTGCCAAAGCTTGGGATAACCGTTATGGATGCGGATTATCCATTGAATTATTAAAAGAGCTTCAGGGAGTGAACCTGCCCAACACCCTTTACTCCGGTGCGACAGTTCAGGAGGAAGTTGGACTTCGCGGTGCCCAGACGGCAGCCAATATGATCAATCCGGATATTTTCTTTGCACTCGATGCGAGTCCTGCAAATGATATGTCAGGTGACAAGAATGAATTTGGTCAACTTGGAAAAGGGGCCCTGCTCCGCATTCTCGACCGTTCCATGGTCACGCACAGGGGAATCAGGGAATTTGTTCTGGATACAGCAGAGTCAAACGACATTCCGTATCAGTACTTTGTCTCACAAGGCGGGACAGACGCCGGAAGAGTACACATGTCCAATGAAGGCGTACCGAGTGCGGTAGTGGGCATCTGTTCGAGATATATCCACACTCATGCGTCCATGATTCATGTAGATGATTATGCGGCAGCCAAAGAGCTGATTGTCAAGTTAGTGAAAGAGTGCGACCGTTCGACCATCGAAACCATTAAATCCAATGGTTGA
- a CDS encoding DUF84 family protein, which produces MNLLKIAIGTTNPAKVQAIQKAFEEQYKEVQFQYLKTHSHVSEQPMTDQETIEGALNRAKNVLKATDSDAGIGLEGGVSESLYGMFVCNWGALVDRQGNEIIGGGARISLPNEISRELKAGKELGPLMDKYTQRTGIRKKEGAVGIFTNGLVTRETMFLHVVQLLVGQWQYRTK; this is translated from the coding sequence ATGAATTTGTTAAAGATAGCAATCGGAACAACGAATCCAGCGAAGGTGCAAGCGATACAAAAAGCGTTCGAGGAGCAATACAAGGAGGTTCAGTTTCAGTACCTGAAAACCCACTCCCATGTAAGTGAACAGCCCATGACCGATCAGGAGACGATCGAAGGGGCATTGAACCGGGCAAAAAATGTTCTCAAGGCAACAGATAGTGACGCAGGGATCGGCCTTGAAGGGGGAGTATCAGAATCCCTCTACGGAATGTTCGTCTGTAACTGGGGGGCGCTTGTCGACCGGCAGGGGAATGAAATCATCGGTGGTGGTGCCAGAATCTCCCTGCCAAACGAGATCAGCCGGGAGTTAAAAGCAGGGAAAGAGCTCGGACCCTTGATGGATAAGTATACCCAGCGTACGGGAATCAGAAAGAAAGAAGGGGCTGTAGGGATATTCACCAATGGACTCGTCACAAGGGAAACGATGTTCCTGCACGTCGTTCAGCTCCTGGTTGGGCAGTGGCAATACCGGACAAAATAA
- a CDS encoding peptide MFS transporter: MSSMNKQKIVDSVPQKGFFGHPKGLFTLFFTEFWERFSYYGMRAILVFYMYYEVSKGGLGLEESTALAIMSIYGSLVYMSGVIGGWLADRIFGTSKAVFYGGIFIMFGHIALSFPGSLSLFFVSMVLIVIGTGLLKPNVSTVVGEMYSENDTRRDAAFSIFYMGINLGAFIAPLIVGSLMESKGFHWGFAAAAIGMFLGLVVFMLTKKKNLGLAGTYVPNPLNAREKKKYGLIVGAVVVALAIILGTTIPAGLFTLDVFINIVGIFGIVVPTIYFIVMYYSPKTTATERSRVLAYIPLFISAVMFWSIQEQGSTILAAYADKRTQLDFMGISISPAWFQSLNPLFIILLAPVFAWMWVKLGDRQPSIPKKFSFGLLFAGLSFLVILLPAQMGGEGSLVNPLWLVLSYFIVVLGELCLSPVGLSATTKLAPEAFSAQTMSLWFLASAGAQALNAQLVRFYSPENETVYFGSIGGMAIVLAIILFLISPMIQRAMKGVK, encoded by the coding sequence ATGTCATCAATGAATAAACAGAAAATTGTGGATAGTGTCCCTCAAAAAGGTTTCTTTGGACATCCGAAGGGATTATTCACTTTATTCTTCACGGAATTTTGGGAGCGCTTTTCCTATTATGGAATGCGTGCCATCCTCGTATTCTACATGTACTATGAGGTTTCAAAAGGTGGACTGGGTCTAGAGGAAAGTACAGCTTTAGCCATCATGTCCATATACGGTTCACTCGTGTATATGTCCGGGGTCATCGGAGGCTGGTTGGCTGATAGGATATTCGGAACTTCGAAAGCCGTCTTTTACGGTGGAATATTCATCATGTTTGGTCACATTGCTTTATCATTTCCAGGGAGCTTATCTCTGTTCTTTGTTTCAATGGTATTGATTGTTATCGGAACAGGTTTATTAAAACCGAATGTTTCCACTGTTGTAGGTGAAATGTACAGTGAAAATGATACCCGTCGTGATGCGGCATTCAGTATTTTCTACATGGGAATCAACTTAGGTGCATTCATCGCTCCATTGATCGTAGGTAGCCTGATGGAATCAAAAGGTTTCCACTGGGGATTCGCAGCTGCCGCAATCGGTATGTTCTTAGGTCTTGTCGTATTCATGTTAACGAAGAAAAAGAATTTGGGCCTTGCAGGTACGTATGTACCAAACCCGCTTAATGCCCGTGAAAAGAAGAAATACGGTTTAATCGTAGGTGCAGTCGTAGTTGCTTTGGCTATCATCTTAGGCACTACAATTCCAGCAGGTTTATTCACACTGGACGTATTCATCAATATCGTCGGGATCTTCGGAATCGTCGTTCCAACCATCTACTTTATTGTGATGTACTACAGTCCGAAAACAACGGCAACGGAACGTTCAAGAGTACTAGCTTATATTCCATTATTTATTTCCGCAGTGATGTTCTGGTCGATCCAGGAACAAGGGTCTACTATCCTTGCTGCATATGCAGACAAGCGTACACAGCTTGATTTCATGGGGATTTCCATCTCTCCTGCATGGTTCCAGTCTCTGAACCCATTATTTATCATCCTGCTTGCACCAGTATTTGCATGGATGTGGGTGAAATTGGGTGACCGTCAGCCATCCATTCCGAAGAAATTCTCATTCGGACTATTGTTTGCCGGTTTATCTTTCTTAGTGATCCTGCTACCTGCACAAATGGGTGGAGAAGGTTCACTTGTTAATCCATTATGGCTTGTGCTAAGTTACTTCATCGTTGTTCTTGGTGAATTATGCTTATCACCCGTCGGTCTGTCAGCGACAACGAAGCTTGCTCCTGAAGCATTCTCAGCTCAAACAATGAGTCTTTGGTTCCTGGCTTCTGCCGGTGCACAGGCTCTGAATGCACAGCTTGTCCGCTTCTATTCACCTGAAAATGAAACCGTTTATTTTGGTTCAATCGGTGGAATGGCCATCGTTCTGGCTATTATCCTATTCCTCATCTCCCCTATGATTCAACGGGCGATGAAAGGTGTAAAATAG
- a CDS encoding YtoQ family protein, which produces MELTVYLAGEIHSSWRDELKEKAKALRLPLQFVGPMENHDRSDSIGEEILGEQPNKIFRDEAASAINNFRTELLMKKSDVVIALFGEEYKQWNTAMDASTAITLQKPLILIRPEKLHHPLKELTNKANVTVTSIEQALKTLSYVFESE; this is translated from the coding sequence ATGGAATTAACCGTATATTTAGCCGGAGAAATACATAGCTCCTGGAGGGACGAATTAAAAGAGAAAGCGAAAGCCCTCAGACTCCCCCTTCAGTTCGTCGGTCCCATGGAAAATCATGACCGTTCCGATTCAATCGGGGAAGAAATCCTCGGTGAACAGCCGAACAAGATATTCCGGGATGAAGCTGCTTCTGCCATCAATAATTTCCGGACGGAACTGCTTATGAAGAAATCCGATGTGGTGATTGCTTTATTCGGTGAAGAATATAAGCAATGGAATACGGCGATGGACGCGAGCACAGCCATTACCCTACAAAAGCCCCTGATCCTCATTCGCCCGGAAAAACTTCATCATCCATTGAAAGAGCTTACAAATAAGGCGAATGTCACAGTAACGTCCATCGAACAGGCACTAAAGACCCTTTCTTACGTTTTTGAATCCGAATAA
- a CDS encoding PTS sugar transporter subunit IIC, translating to MRGYLERKGVTLSAKTYVIDALSYMALGLFSSLIIGLIIKTIGEQLPLPGGLSEFFIEMGTLAISLMGPAIGVAIAFGLGAPPLVIFAAVVTGAAGATLGGPAGAYVAAVLSTEIGKLVSKTTKIDIIVTPFVTILAGFTVAYFIGPGIADFMSMFGSWISWATEQRPIIMGILVAALMGLALTAPISSAAIALMLDLNGIAAGAATIGCAAQMVGFAVISYRENRVGGLFAQGIGTSMLQVPNIVRNPLILIPPTVAGMILAPIGTTVWLMENNAAGAGMGTSGFVGQIMTFKTMGFSWDVTMKILLLHFVGPAFISLLISEYMRKLGWIKPNQMTIETGGK from the coding sequence ATGAGAGGGTACTTGGAGAGAAAAGGCGTTACGTTGTCGGCGAAGACGTATGTTATAGATGCTTTAAGTTATATGGCACTGGGGTTGTTCAGTTCGTTGATCATTGGATTGATCATCAAGACGATCGGGGAGCAGCTTCCCCTTCCAGGAGGGTTAAGTGAATTCTTCATAGAAATGGGGACACTTGCCATCAGCTTGATGGGGCCGGCGATCGGTGTGGCGATTGCCTTTGGACTTGGGGCGCCGCCGTTGGTCATATTCGCTGCCGTGGTGACAGGGGCTGCCGGAGCGACCCTTGGAGGACCGGCAGGAGCGTATGTAGCGGCGGTCCTGTCAACGGAAATTGGAAAGCTCGTCAGTAAGACAACGAAAATAGATATTATCGTGACGCCATTTGTCACGATTTTGGCAGGATTTACGGTCGCTTACTTCATCGGGCCGGGAATCGCCGACTTTATGAGTATGTTTGGAAGCTGGATCAGCTGGGCGACGGAACAGAGACCGATCATCATGGGGATCCTGGTTGCGGCCCTCATGGGTCTTGCCCTGACTGCCCCGATTTCAAGTGCGGCCATTGCATTGATGCTTGATTTGAATGGGATCGCTGCCGGTGCCGCCACGATTGGCTGCGCCGCTCAAATGGTTGGATTTGCCGTCATCAGTTATCGGGAGAACCGGGTGGGCGGATTATTCGCCCAGGGGATTGGGACGTCCATGTTACAGGTCCCGAATATCGTTCGAAATCCTCTTATCCTCATTCCACCGACTGTAGCTGGCATGATTCTCGCTCCCATCGGCACGACTGTTTGGCTGATGGAAAACAATGCAGCCGGGGCCGGGATGGGGACCAGCGGATTTGTCGGACAGATCATGACGTTCAAAACGATGGGTTTCAGCTGGGATGTCACAATGAAAATCCTTCTGTTGCATTTTGTTGGACCTGCATTCATAAGCCTGTTAATATCTGAATATATGCGTAAACTAGGTTGGATCAAACCAAACCAAATGACGATTGAAACAGGGGGCAAATAA
- a CDS encoding thioredoxin family protein, with the protein MRKLESVEEFHQLKESGKHVFMFSADWCPDCRIIEPILPEIESEYGEYTFLYVDRDQFIDLCIELDIFGIPSFLAYGDGRELGRFVSKDRKSKEQIEDFMNSLAS; encoded by the coding sequence ATGCGTAAACTTGAATCAGTGGAAGAATTCCACCAGTTAAAAGAAAGCGGGAAGCATGTATTCATGTTCTCAGCCGACTGGTGTCCGGATTGCCGAATCATCGAACCGATCCTTCCGGAAATCGAAAGTGAGTACGGAGAATATACATTCTTATATGTAGACAGAGATCAATTCATCGACCTCTGCATCGAACTTGATATCTTCGGAATCCCGAGCTTCCTCGCATACGGAGACGGTCGTGAACTCGGACGCTTCGTAAGCAAAGACCGGAAATCAAAAGAACAAATCGAGGACTTCATGAACTCATTAGCTTCATAA
- a CDS encoding DUF1444 domain-containing protein, which produces MDIKKLKSILQERLEKPNRTFTYNRDKDSLRIENTTTKKGITVALPPIVSKWKENNKSIIDEVVYYVEEALNVMGTEADLGNKEKKVFPVIRSTSFATESNEGVALVTDEHTAETRIYYAVDLGKTYRLLDENMLKAEGWTHEQMKETALFNVRSLPTDMKKDEVAGNLFYFLNNNDGYDASRILNDSFLKQVSKDIQGEMTVSVPHQDVLIIGDIRNETGYDVLAQMTMSFFTTGNVPITALSFVYEEGELEPIFILAKNRKKEREKK; this is translated from the coding sequence TTGGACATAAAAAAGCTAAAAAGTATACTCCAGGAACGATTAGAGAAACCAAATCGTACGTTTACATATAATCGGGATAAAGATTCACTGAGAATCGAGAACACCACTACGAAAAAAGGGATCACCGTCGCCCTGCCGCCGATCGTATCGAAATGGAAGGAAAACAATAAATCCATCATCGATGAAGTCGTCTATTACGTAGAAGAAGCCTTAAATGTTATGGGAACAGAAGCGGATCTTGGCAATAAAGAGAAGAAGGTCTTTCCTGTCATCCGTTCTACCTCTTTCGCAACCGAATCCAATGAAGGTGTGGCACTCGTGACGGACGAACATACAGCTGAAACACGGATCTACTATGCCGTTGATTTAGGGAAAACCTACCGTCTGTTGGATGAAAACATGCTGAAGGCTGAAGGATGGACGCACGAGCAAATGAAGGAGACTGCCCTTTTCAACGTCAGAAGCCTGCCAACAGACATGAAAAAGGATGAAGTAGCAGGAAACCTGTTCTATTTTCTCAATAACAATGACGGATATGATGCCAGTCGTATTTTGAATGATAGTTTCTTAAAGCAGGTCAGCAAGGATATTCAAGGTGAGATGACAGTATCCGTACCACATCAGGATGTATTAATCATCGGTGATATTCGCAACGAAACAGGATACGATGTACTCGCTCAGATGACGATGAGTTTCTTTACGACAGGAAATGTACCGATTACAGCATTATCCTTTGTATATGAAGAAGGGGAATTGGAACCGATCTTCATTTTGGCCAAAAATCGCAAAAAGGAAAGGGAGAAAAAATGA
- the ytpR gene encoding YtpR family tRNA-binding protein: protein MNVFYNLEGIGDTLIVTLYPGFEGEVQHERKEDAARLFDEKTGKTLGYNLFHASKYISVSEVGPVEMNDEKLQLINEAIKKNGFDEVLEADFSPKFVVGYVSEKEKHPNADKLNICTVDVGDGTLQIVCGAPNVDKGQKVVVAKVGAVMPSGMVIKDAELRGVASSGMICSAKELALPDAPQEKGILVLEDTYQIGQPFTA from the coding sequence ATGAACGTATTTTATAACTTGGAAGGCATTGGTGATACCCTGATCGTTACACTGTATCCGGGCTTTGAAGGAGAAGTACAACACGAAAGAAAAGAAGACGCAGCACGTTTATTCGATGAGAAAACAGGGAAAACACTCGGCTATAACCTATTCCATGCATCCAAGTATATAAGTGTAAGTGAAGTGGGACCTGTCGAAATGAATGATGAGAAGCTCCAATTGATCAACGAAGCCATCAAAAAGAACGGTTTTGATGAGGTATTGGAAGCTGACTTTTCACCGAAATTCGTGGTTGGGTACGTGTCAGAAAAAGAAAAGCATCCAAATGCAGACAAACTGAACATCTGTACCGTCGATGTCGGAGATGGAACCCTGCAAATCGTGTGCGGTGCACCTAACGTAGACAAAGGCCAAAAAGTCGTTGTCGCAAAAGTAGGCGCAGTCATGCCAAGCGGAATGGTCATCAAAGATGCAGAGCTTCGAGGAGTCGCATCATCAGGCATGATCTGCTCGGCCAAAGAACTTGCCCTTCCCGATGCACCCCAAGAAAAAGGTATCCTCGTCCTTGAAGACACATACCAAATAGGTCAACCATTCACAGCTTAA
- a CDS encoding DNA translocase FtsK: MSWIKKIFGKLSDNDEQFEEYYDENHDDVQQLEPTKAERKHIAGPNHSRDVEARMTYQYPKGNFRFPLISDGENRERPRRTQRNQERDREREKPKEQEQRQPKNRNQSSGKRKWKEENQSTPIKTKKATKVEKGNSRPFTPTEIPSPIYGFRGRPVKKEENVEYELNKFLHNEEERKEAVIDQKALSIVEESLPEVEKEATEPGVKSPVQSYTEEVKESSQPVEHPARAEEIQSDPINETDQDDDGVTVIPTPSHERISLINEPEPVKEEPDMAIQHDTAQEAGPSLQFEETESAEPVQEVPAGEAAQHHQETAEEEGPAVYEKPVNEEQSLVEESPVDEETEAAVPSEPIKKEPERRKRSHLPFNVLMLKQDKRQMDTRRSSLRTEGSPSMERQSTTKQTAPPVQEARVENSVEDVQREEKSPHQSQVQGEEAVKSYSELSSSSKRTRDYVFPKVDYLTPPVSKEMSEEWLDAQRLLLDETLHNFNVRAKVVNVTQGPSVTRFEVQPEPGVKVNKITNLTDDIKLSLAAKDIRMEAPIPGKHTIGIEVPNRESRPVCISEVIASPAFQEPSSPLTAALGLDISGQPIVTDLSKMPHGLIAGATGSGKSVCINSILVSLLYKSSPDELKMLLIDPKMVELAPYNRIPHLVSPVITDVKAATAALKWAVEEMERRYELFAHTGVRDIKRFNELAKRNKQYSDMLPYLVIVIDELADLMMMSPADVEEAICRIAQKARACGIHLILATQRPSVDVITGLIKANVPTRVAFSVSSSVDSRTIIDGSGAERLLGKGDMLFLENGSSKPVRLQGTFVSDDEIDDIIRHVREQREPDYLFQQDELIKKAQVTEEEDDLFLEACEFVVDQGGASASSLQRRFRIGYNRAARLMEMMESNGIISESRGSKPRDVLISESELETLA, from the coding sequence GTGAGCTGGATTAAAAAAATATTTGGTAAATTATCAGATAATGATGAACAATTTGAAGAGTACTATGATGAAAACCACGACGATGTTCAGCAGCTCGAACCGACAAAGGCTGAACGTAAACATATAGCAGGTCCGAATCATTCACGTGATGTAGAAGCAAGGATGACATATCAATACCCAAAAGGGAATTTCCGATTTCCCCTTATATCTGACGGGGAAAACAGAGAGCGTCCGCGGAGAACTCAAAGGAATCAAGAAAGAGATAGAGAAAGAGAAAAGCCTAAAGAGCAGGAGCAGCGGCAGCCAAAGAACCGAAATCAATCTTCGGGCAAACGAAAGTGGAAAGAAGAGAACCAGTCCACTCCCATCAAGACAAAGAAAGCGACTAAGGTGGAAAAAGGAAACAGCCGGCCGTTTACGCCAACGGAGATTCCGTCGCCCATCTATGGTTTTAGAGGGAGACCGGTTAAGAAAGAAGAAAATGTCGAATATGAGCTGAATAAGTTTTTACATAATGAAGAAGAGAGAAAAGAAGCAGTCATCGATCAAAAAGCTCTATCGATCGTGGAGGAATCCCTTCCTGAGGTAGAAAAAGAGGCTACTGAGCCAGGAGTTAAATCTCCTGTACAGTCATATACGGAAGAAGTGAAAGAAAGCAGTCAACCTGTAGAACATCCGGCTCGCGCTGAAGAAATACAATCGGATCCAATAAATGAAACGGACCAAGATGACGATGGGGTAACGGTCATTCCCACGCCATCACATGAGCGTATTTCACTAATAAACGAACCTGAGCCGGTTAAAGAAGAACCCGATATGGCTATACAACATGATACGGCTCAAGAGGCAGGTCCGTCCCTCCAATTCGAAGAAACAGAATCAGCCGAACCCGTACAGGAAGTACCTGCCGGGGAAGCGGCTCAACACCATCAAGAAACAGCAGAGGAAGAAGGACCGGCTGTTTATGAGAAGCCTGTCAATGAAGAACAGTCCCTTGTTGAAGAAAGTCCCGTCGACGAAGAAACAGAAGCGGCCGTACCTTCAGAACCGATCAAGAAGGAACCGGAAAGACGGAAGAGATCGCATCTTCCTTTTAACGTGTTAATGCTGAAACAAGATAAGCGCCAGATGGATACTCGCCGATCGTCCTTACGTACGGAAGGTTCCCCTTCAATGGAAAGACAGAGTACTACTAAACAGACGGCACCTCCCGTTCAAGAGGCACGTGTTGAAAATTCCGTTGAAGACGTGCAACGTGAAGAAAAGTCGCCTCACCAGTCACAGGTTCAAGGAGAAGAAGCGGTTAAGAGCTACAGTGAATTGAGCTCGTCATCGAAACGGACAAGAGACTATGTCTTCCCGAAAGTGGATTATTTGACGCCGCCGGTATCCAAGGAAATGAGCGAAGAGTGGCTGGATGCGCAAAGACTATTACTTGACGAGACCCTGCATAATTTCAACGTCAGGGCAAAAGTGGTGAATGTCACCCAGGGGCCGTCGGTCACACGTTTTGAAGTGCAGCCTGAACCAGGGGTGAAGGTCAATAAAATTACGAATCTGACAGACGACATAAAGCTTAGCCTGGCAGCAAAGGATATCCGGATGGAAGCGCCGATTCCGGGTAAACATACCATCGGGATCGAGGTGCCAAACAGGGAGAGCCGTCCGGTATGCATCAGTGAAGTCATTGCAAGTCCTGCTTTCCAGGAGCCGTCCTCACCTTTGACAGCGGCCCTCGGACTGGATATTTCCGGTCAGCCCATCGTGACGGATCTGAGCAAGATGCCCCATGGTCTCATCGCAGGAGCGACTGGTTCGGGTAAAAGTGTCTGTATCAATTCAATTCTTGTCAGTCTTCTATACAAATCATCTCCGGATGAATTGAAGATGCTCCTCATTGATCCCAAGATGGTCGAGCTTGCACCGTATAACCGGATCCCTCACTTGGTGAGCCCGGTCATCACCGATGTAAAAGCAGCGACCGCCGCCCTTAAATGGGCCGTGGAGGAGATGGAAAGACGATACGAATTATTTGCCCACACAGGGGTAAGGGACATAAAGCGCTTCAATGAACTCGCCAAGCGGAATAAACAATACAGCGATATGCTTCCTTACCTGGTCATTGTCATCGATGAGCTTGCGGATTTGATGATGATGTCGCCGGCAGATGTGGAAGAAGCCATTTGCCGTATCGCCCAGAAGGCACGTGCCTGCGGAATTCACTTGATCCTTGCCACTCAGCGTCCTTCTGTGGATGTCATTACAGGCTTGATCAAGGCGAATGTACCGACAAGGGTCGCATTTTCGGTTTCCTCAAGCGTCGACTCAAGGACGATCATCGATGGGAGCGGTGCAGAGCGCCTGCTCGGTAAAGGAGATATGCTGTTCCTTGAGAATGGTTCATCCAAACCGGTCCGTTTGCAGGGTACATTCGTATCCGATGACGAAATCGATGACATCATCCGTCATGTAAGGGAACAACGGGAACCGGATTATCTCTTCCAGCAGGATGAATTGATCAAGAAAGCGCAGGTCACCGAGGAAGAGGACGACTTGTTTTTAGAGGCATGTGAGTTTGTCGTCGATCAGGGCGGGGCATCGGCCTCAAGTCTGCAGCGCCGATTCAGAATCGGTTATAACCGGGCCGCAAGATTGATGGAAATGATGGAGAGTAATGGAATCATTTCTGAGTCCAGAGGCAGTAAACCAAGGGATGTCCTCATTTCCGAGAGTGAATTGGAGACACTCGCATAG
- a CDS encoding nicotinate phosphoribosyltransferase has product MKEIELKLQGKLNRLTNHTFKFDERIKDGWFSAVYFLKTKEIAKKHKPDAVITMQFFQKTHAVICGTDEVIALLHTFADNPQNLEIHSLKDGDQISPFETVLTIKGRYQDFGYLEGIIDGILARRTSVATSVYNVMKAASISGKQKPVIFMGDRDDHFTQQAGDGYAAFIGGSTAQATHAMNEWWGKKGMGTMPHALIQLFNGDIVEATKAYKETFPEDELITLVDYNNDVITDSLKVAREFGQELKGVRVDTSRMMIDKYFLRNQHVLGTFDPRGVNMQLINALRDALDEEGYHHVKIVVSGGFNEDRIRQFEENQVPVDMYGVGSSLLKIHVGFTGDNVVIDGSPEAKAGRKLRPNPRLEKVEFE; this is encoded by the coding sequence ATGAAAGAAATCGAATTGAAACTTCAAGGAAAACTCAACAGGTTGACCAATCATACATTCAAGTTTGATGAAAGAATCAAGGATGGCTGGTTTTCAGCTGTGTATTTTTTAAAAACGAAGGAAATTGCCAAGAAACATAAACCGGATGCAGTCATCACCATGCAATTCTTTCAAAAGACACATGCTGTGATATGCGGAACGGATGAAGTCATCGCCCTTCTGCATACATTCGCTGATAACCCGCAGAATCTTGAAATCCACTCCTTAAAGGATGGGGACCAGATCTCTCCGTTTGAAACCGTGCTGACCATCAAGGGCCGCTATCAGGACTTTGGATATCTAGAAGGCATCATCGACGGGATCCTTGCGAGAAGAACGTCCGTTGCGACGAGCGTTTACAATGTGATGAAAGCTGCTTCCATATCGGGTAAACAGAAGCCCGTCATTTTTATGGGAGACCGTGACGATCATTTTACCCAGCAGGCGGGAGACGGTTATGCAGCCTTCATAGGAGGCTCAACCGCCCAGGCGACCCACGCCATGAATGAATGGTGGGGTAAAAAAGGGATGGGAACCATGCCTCACGCCCTCATTCAATTATTCAATGGGGACATCGTAGAGGCAACGAAAGCGTACAAGGAAACGTTCCCCGAAGACGAGCTCATTACCCTGGTCGATTACAATAATGATGTCATTACGGATTCATTGAAGGTCGCAAGAGAGTTTGGCCAGGAATTAAAAGGGGTAAGGGTAGATACATCAAGAATGATGATCGATAAATACTTCCTCCGTAATCAGCATGTGCTTGGAACCTTTGATCCCCGCGGGGTCAATATGCAGCTCATCAATGCGTTGAGAGATGCTTTGGACGAAGAAGGATACCACCACGTCAAGATTGTCGTGTCGGGCGGCTTTAACGAAGACCGCATACGCCAGTTTGAGGAAAATCAAGTTCCAGTCGATATGTACGGAGTCGGAAGCAGTCTTCTGAAGATCCATGTAGGATTCACTGGGGACAACGTTGTCATCGACGGTTCCCCGGAAGCGAAGGCAGGAAGGAAGCTTCGTCCGAACCCCCGTCTGGAAAAAGTAGAATTCGAATAG